A genomic segment from Alkalilimnicola ehrlichii MLHE-1 encodes:
- a CDS encoding CBS domain-containing protein: MYEFVNYQVKDYMTPAPRTISPDTALRELEALFARHDFNGVPVTDEQQTLLGVATKFDLLKAFTFQPTAMIPPYEAIMARKVADYMTREPVTTQPDMPLTRVLQRMVEMRTKSFPVVDDGRVVGVIAREDILRALEDATRAG, encoded by the coding sequence ATGTACGAGTTCGTCAACTACCAGGTCAAGGATTACATGACCCCCGCCCCCCGCACCATCAGCCCGGACACCGCGCTGCGGGAGTTGGAAGCGCTGTTCGCACGCCACGATTTCAATGGTGTCCCGGTCACCGATGAGCAGCAGACCTTGCTCGGGGTAGCCACCAAATTCGACCTGCTCAAGGCCTTCACCTTCCAGCCGACGGCCATGATCCCCCCCTACGAGGCCATCATGGCGCGCAAGGTGGCCGACTACATGACCCGGGAACCGGTCACCACCCAGCCCGATATGCCGCTCACCCGTGTCCTCCAACGCATGGTGGAGATGCGCACCAAGAGCTTCCCGGTGGTGGACGACGGCCGGGTGGTCGGTGTCATCGCCCGCGAGGACATCCTGCGGGCCCTGGAGGACGCCACCCGCGCCGGCTGA
- a CDS encoding motility protein A has product MNPSTTIGMLGGLGMLVTVLFFAAEEPAAFINLPGLAIVLGGTFAATFLSYPLKEVLRVFGLFGIVLRNERLYTRDDMEELIQISRLWLRGDIRAVEAALDKVSNPFLRTGVQLLIDLTPEEDILDLLQWRISRLRARERAEAQLFRVMASFAPAFGMIGTLVGLINMMFILDQGDIALIGQHMAVALLTTFYGILLANMVFKPIAVKLERRTEQRVVLMNMVLQGISMMCQKRNPTLMRETLNSFMAHYKDEIRDPSIRLDAENGAQAPAGPNSGR; this is encoded by the coding sequence ATGAATCCATCCACCACGATCGGCATGCTCGGCGGGCTGGGCATGCTGGTCACTGTGTTGTTCTTCGCGGCCGAGGAGCCGGCCGCCTTCATCAATCTGCCGGGGCTGGCCATCGTCCTCGGCGGCACCTTCGCCGCCACCTTTCTCAGCTACCCGCTGAAAGAGGTGCTACGGGTCTTCGGCCTGTTCGGCATCGTGCTGCGCAACGAGCGCCTGTACACCCGGGACGACATGGAGGAGCTGATCCAGATCTCCCGGCTCTGGCTGCGGGGCGATATCCGCGCCGTGGAGGCGGCCCTGGACAAGGTCTCCAACCCCTTCCTGCGCACCGGTGTGCAGTTGCTGATCGACCTCACGCCGGAGGAGGACATCCTCGATCTGCTGCAATGGCGCATCTCCCGCCTGCGTGCCCGCGAGCGGGCCGAGGCCCAGCTGTTCCGGGTGATGGCCAGCTTCGCCCCGGCCTTCGGCATGATCGGCACCCTGGTGGGGCTGATCAACATGATGTTCATCCTCGACCAGGGGGACATCGCCCTGATCGGCCAGCACATGGCCGTGGCGCTACTGACCACCTTCTACGGCATCCTGCTCGCCAACATGGTGTTCAAACCGATCGCGGTGAAGCTGGAGCGCCGGACCGAGCAGCGGGTGGTGCTGATGAATATGGTGCTGCAGGGCATCTCCATGATGTGTCAGAAACGCAACCCGACACTGATGCGCGAGACGCTCAACTCCTTCATGGCGCACTATAAGGACGAAATCCGCGACCCCAGCATCCGGCTGGATGCCGAGAACGGGGCCCAGGCACCGGCAGGACCCAACAGTGGACGCTGA
- a CDS encoding OmpA/MotB family protein — MDAEQSAAAGGTGAFRRGRFAQWHVEPAEDTEGESWLLVYLDVMTLLLVMFVVMLAFTEDHAGVPEQEPGLFAGQAGVPSVLEGEFGPLYALPESPAPVADPATEEDPVDQAMADELDALGDDIDVLVEAGSISFRISDEILFPSGEAELTDQGLQVLGQLIPVLEVSDHRITVEGHTDNVPIATERFPSNWELSTGRATRVLRFLEAEGIASTRLQATGLADTRPIAGNATAEGRAQNRRVELVLQTPAE, encoded by the coding sequence GTGGACGCTGAGCAGTCCGCAGCAGCGGGCGGAACGGGCGCATTCCGCCGGGGCCGATTCGCCCAGTGGCACGTGGAACCGGCCGAGGACACGGAGGGTGAGAGCTGGCTGTTGGTCTACCTGGATGTGATGACCCTGCTGCTGGTGATGTTCGTGGTCATGCTGGCCTTCACGGAGGATCACGCCGGGGTCCCGGAGCAGGAACCCGGCCTGTTTGCCGGGCAGGCCGGCGTACCCAGTGTGCTGGAGGGCGAGTTCGGTCCACTCTACGCCTTGCCGGAATCCCCGGCACCCGTCGCCGACCCGGCCACGGAGGAAGACCCCGTAGACCAGGCCATGGCAGACGAGCTGGATGCACTGGGCGACGATATCGACGTCCTGGTGGAGGCGGGCAGCATCAGCTTCCGGATCAGCGACGAGATCCTGTTCCCCTCCGGCGAGGCCGAACTCACGGACCAGGGGCTGCAGGTCCTCGGGCAGCTCATCCCGGTACTGGAGGTCAGCGACCATCGGATCACTGTGGAGGGCCACACCGACAATGTCCCCATCGCCACGGAGCGCTTCCCCTCCAACTGGGAACTGTCCACCGGTCGCGCCACGCGGGTCCTGCGCTTTCTCGAGGCGGAGGGGATCGCCTCCACCCGCCTCCAGGCCACCGGCCTCGCCGACACCCGCCCCATTGCCGGCAATGCCACCGCCGAGGGGCGTGCCCAAAACCGTCGGGTGGAGTTGGTGCTGCAGACGCCGGCGGAGTAG
- a CDS encoding GGDEF domain-containing protein, with amino-acid sequence MTTPPAMQALHRWLERLSLPDLLDTRGHSQDFSGSRAGYINTRIRPLALVLALLIPAWIPVDYAFMPIGEFTLMALLRVACTAVLLGLFFWCGREQLTLPQARLRLGLLITIPLLLYGAARLLLNGDVAPGLILGYSFFPVLTVAMLTVFPLTLREALGYLLPVLLVYTLLEIAVGRTLDLQSLGGLWLLVLVALVAAWSVAGQLLMLLRLYRQATRDPLTGLFNRRALTEQIERERARFLRTGRPLTVLLFDLDRFKRINDHHGHLVGDRVLQVFANVVQQNLRTTDHFGRWGGEEFLAALPETTSEQARVVAERVRQACENERLTLAEGPSLGFTTSIGVATLHRDETLDSLFNRVDEALYNAKAYGRNRVVEAEVPASA; translated from the coding sequence ATGACCACACCGCCCGCAATGCAGGCGCTCCACCGATGGCTCGAGCGGCTCAGCCTCCCCGACCTGTTGGATACCCGCGGTCACTCGCAGGATTTCTCCGGCTCCCGGGCCGGCTACATCAACACCCGCATCCGGCCCCTCGCCCTGGTGCTGGCCCTGCTGATCCCGGCCTGGATCCCGGTGGATTACGCCTTTATGCCGATCGGCGAGTTCACGCTAATGGCGTTGCTGCGGGTGGCCTGCACCGCCGTGCTGTTGGGGTTGTTCTTCTGGTGTGGCCGCGAGCAGCTCACGCTGCCGCAGGCCCGGCTCCGACTGGGGCTGCTGATCACCATCCCGCTGCTGCTCTACGGCGCGGCCCGCCTGCTCCTGAACGGCGATGTCGCCCCCGGGCTGATCCTGGGCTACTCCTTCTTTCCGGTGCTGACGGTGGCCATGCTCACCGTCTTCCCGCTCACCCTGCGCGAGGCGCTCGGCTACCTGCTGCCGGTACTGCTCGTCTACACCCTGCTCGAGATCGCGGTCGGCCGCACCCTGGACCTGCAGAGCCTCGGCGGGCTCTGGCTGCTAGTACTGGTGGCACTGGTGGCCGCCTGGTCGGTCGCCGGCCAGCTGTTGATGCTGCTGCGGCTCTACCGACAGGCCACCCGCGATCCGCTCACCGGGCTGTTCAACCGGCGCGCCCTGACCGAGCAGATCGAACGCGAGCGCGCCCGCTTCCTGCGCACCGGACGCCCGCTCACGGTGTTGCTCTTCGATCTGGACCGGTTCAAGCGGATCAACGATCACCACGGCCATCTGGTCGGCGACCGGGTACTGCAGGTGTTCGCCAACGTGGTCCAACAGAACCTGCGTACCACCGATCACTTCGGACGCTGGGGCGGCGAGGAGTTCCTCGCCGCCCTCCCCGAGACCACCTCGGAGCAGGCCCGGGTGGTGGCCGAGCGGGTCCGGCAGGCCTGCGAGAACGAGCGGCTGACCCTGGCCGAGGGCCCGTCGCTCGGCTTTACTACCAGTATCGGGGTTGCCACCCTGCACCGGGATGAGACCCTGGACTCCCTGTTCAACCGAGTGGATGAGGCCTTGTACAACGCCAAGGCCTATGGCAGAAACCGAGTCGTCGAAGCGGAGGTCCCCGCCAGCGCATGA
- a CDS encoding rhomboid family intramembrane serine protease produces MSTPHPRFMLFPPVITFLLTVNGLVFLLQGFMGPTLITHFALWPLGTPDTMPFRGMLTQVPEFQVWQLLTYGFLHGGLFHLVVNLFAMWMLGVQVENAWGSRLFAIYFLVCVVGAGLVQLVVATQMAADGAIYPTVGASGGVFGILLAFGMMFPNQRLMLIFLPIPIKAKYFVMAYGAFELFAGITRTDAGIAHFAHLGGMVVGLLLIQYWRGRLPIKPRRQVFWW; encoded by the coding sequence ATGAGCACCCCGCACCCCCGTTTTATGCTGTTTCCGCCGGTCATCACCTTCCTGCTGACCGTCAACGGGTTGGTGTTTCTGCTCCAGGGCTTCATGGGGCCGACACTGATCACCCACTTCGCGCTCTGGCCCCTGGGCACCCCCGACACCATGCCCTTCAGGGGTATGCTCACCCAGGTGCCGGAGTTCCAGGTCTGGCAGCTGCTGACCTACGGCTTTCTCCACGGGGGCCTGTTTCACCTGGTGGTCAACCTGTTCGCCATGTGGATGCTGGGGGTGCAGGTGGAGAACGCCTGGGGATCCCGGCTGTTCGCGATCTATTTTCTCGTCTGCGTGGTCGGAGCCGGTCTCGTGCAACTGGTGGTGGCCACCCAGATGGCCGCCGACGGCGCCATCTACCCTACCGTCGGGGCCTCAGGCGGGGTTTTTGGTATCCTGCTCGCCTTCGGCATGATGTTCCCCAACCAGCGTCTGATGCTGATCTTCCTGCCGATCCCGATCAAGGCCAAGTACTTTGTCATGGCCTACGGGGCCTTTGAGCTGTTTGCCGGCATCACCCGCACCGATGCCGGTATCGCCCATTTCGCCCACCTGGGTGGCATGGTGGTGGGGCTGCTGTTGATCCAGTACTGGCGGGGGCGCCTGCCCATCAAGCCGCGCCGGCAGGTCTTCTGGTGGTAG
- the pilB gene encoding type IV-A pilus assembly ATPase PilB: MVTANPSVRLSGLAGRLVREGLLDEATARKHTEQAVKQRRPLISHLVEAKVLPGHEVIQQAAIEFGIPALDLAAVEPDINAVKLVSEKLIRTHQALPLFRRGKRLFLGVVDPTNLDALDEIKFHTGLTTEAILVEPDKLTQVMERALDAAAGGDAALKELDLDEDLEHLSVGGDEPREEREVGIAGEGEKDDAPVVRFVNKLLLDAIRKGASDIHFEPFEKEYRVRFRQDGILYEVSKPPVNLGGRLAARLKVMSRMDIAEKRVPQDGRIKMNISRNRAIDFRVSTCPTLFGEKVVLRILDPSSAQMGIDSLGYEPEQKQRYLEALSKPYGMILVTGPTGSGKTVSLYTGLHILNTPDRNISTAEDPSEINMPGVNQVNINPKAGLTFANTLRAFLRQDPDVIMVGEIRDLETAEIAIKAAQTGHLVLSTLHTNDAPQTLTRLANMGVPAYNIASSVTLIIAQRLARRLCKHCKVPEEVPRETLLEEGFTEADLEAGVTVYAPQGCEHCTEGYKGRVGIYQVMPVSDAMGRLIMEGGNAMQLADQAAREGIDDLRRSGLRKVIQGMTSLQEVNRVTKD, from the coding sequence ATGGTCACTGCGAATCCCAGCGTCAGGCTGAGCGGTCTGGCGGGACGCCTGGTCCGCGAGGGCCTGCTTGATGAAGCGACGGCCCGAAAGCACACCGAGCAGGCCGTGAAACAGCGGCGCCCACTGATCAGCCATCTGGTCGAGGCCAAGGTGCTGCCGGGCCATGAGGTCATCCAGCAGGCTGCCATCGAGTTCGGCATCCCGGCACTGGACCTGGCTGCCGTCGAGCCCGACATCAATGCCGTCAAGCTGGTTTCGGAGAAGCTGATCCGGACGCACCAGGCGCTGCCCCTGTTCCGCCGTGGCAAGCGGTTGTTCCTGGGCGTGGTCGACCCCACCAACCTCGATGCCCTGGACGAGATCAAGTTCCACACGGGGCTGACCACCGAGGCCATCCTGGTGGAGCCGGACAAGCTCACCCAGGTGATGGAGCGGGCGCTGGATGCGGCGGCCGGGGGCGATGCCGCGCTCAAGGAACTGGACCTGGACGAGGACCTGGAGCACCTCTCGGTTGGCGGCGATGAGCCCCGGGAAGAGCGGGAGGTCGGCATCGCCGGCGAGGGCGAGAAGGACGACGCCCCGGTGGTACGATTCGTCAACAAGCTCCTGCTCGACGCCATCCGCAAGGGCGCCTCGGACATCCACTTCGAACCCTTCGAAAAGGAGTACCGGGTCCGTTTCCGCCAGGACGGCATCCTCTACGAGGTCTCCAAACCGCCGGTGAACCTGGGTGGACGCCTGGCCGCGCGCCTGAAGGTGATGTCGCGCATGGACATCGCGGAAAAGCGCGTACCCCAGGATGGGCGTATCAAGATGAACATCTCCCGCAACCGGGCCATCGACTTCCGGGTCAGTACCTGCCCCACGCTTTTCGGCGAAAAGGTGGTGCTGCGTATCCTCGACCCCAGCAGTGCCCAGATGGGGATCGACTCCCTGGGCTACGAGCCGGAGCAGAAACAGCGCTACCTGGAGGCACTGAGCAAGCCCTACGGGATGATCCTGGTCACCGGCCCCACCGGCTCGGGCAAGACGGTGTCGCTGTACACCGGCCTCCACATCCTCAACACCCCGGACCGGAACATCTCCACCGCCGAGGACCCCTCCGAGATCAACATGCCCGGGGTCAACCAGGTCAACATCAACCCCAAGGCCGGGCTCACCTTTGCCAATACCCTGCGCGCCTTCCTGCGCCAGGATCCGGACGTCATCATGGTGGGTGAGATCCGTGATCTGGAAACTGCCGAGATCGCCATCAAGGCGGCCCAGACCGGGCACCTGGTGCTCTCCACCCTGCACACCAATGACGCCCCGCAAACCCTGACCCGCCTGGCCAACATGGGTGTGCCCGCCTACAACATCGCCTCCTCGGTGACCCTGATCATCGCCCAACGGCTAGCCCGCCGGCTCTGCAAGCACTGCAAGGTGCCGGAGGAGGTCCCCCGCGAGACCCTGCTGGAGGAGGGGTTCACCGAAGCGGATCTGGAGGCCGGCGTCACGGTCTACGCACCCCAGGGCTGCGAGCACTGCACCGAGGGCTACAAGGGCCGGGTGGGTATCTACCAGGTGATGCCCGTCTCCGACGCCATGGGCCGCCTGATCATGGAGGGCGGCAACGCCATGCAGTTGGCCGACCAGGCGGCCAGAGAGGGGATTGATGACCTGCGCCGCTCCGGTCTGCGCAAGGTCATTCAGGGGATGACCAGCCTGCAGGAAGTCAACCGGGTCACCAAGGACTGA
- a CDS encoding type II secretion system F family protein, which translates to MAVATAKKASRKKPRQQPVFNWEGTDKRGAKVKGSMHSENALALKAELRRQGIIPSKVRKRSALEDLLSGGNKKIKPADIAYFSRQLATMLQSGVPLVQALDIVGKGDEHAGMRQLVAEIKNDVESGTALHTALQKHPRYFDDLFVSLVAAGESAGVLDTLLDKIATYKEKTESIKGKIKKALFYPTAVIVVAIVVTAILLIWVVPQFESLFRGFGADLPLFTQMVINLSDFMQSYWFIMLAAAIGLGWGFSTAKRRSKAFSRSVDRFSLKIPAIGNILYKASVARFARTLATMFAAGVPLVEGLRSVASATGNYVFESAVLQIREQVAAGQQLQISMRLSNLFPNMAIQMVAIGEESGSLDSMLAKVADYYEEEVDNAIDSLSSLLEPMIMAILGILVGGLVIAMYLPIFQMGAAI; encoded by the coding sequence ATGGCCGTCGCCACCGCAAAGAAAGCCAGTCGCAAGAAGCCCAGGCAGCAACCCGTGTTCAACTGGGAGGGCACCGACAAGCGCGGCGCCAAGGTCAAGGGCAGCATGCACTCGGAGAATGCCCTGGCGCTGAAGGCCGAGCTGCGCCGCCAGGGCATCATCCCCTCCAAGGTGCGCAAGCGCTCCGCGCTGGAGGACCTGCTCAGCGGCGGCAACAAGAAGATCAAGCCGGCGGACATCGCCTATTTCAGCCGCCAGCTCGCCACCATGCTGCAGTCCGGCGTGCCGCTGGTTCAGGCCCTGGATATCGTCGGCAAGGGGGACGAGCACGCCGGCATGCGCCAGCTCGTGGCGGAGATCAAGAACGATGTGGAGTCGGGCACGGCCCTGCACACCGCCCTACAGAAGCACCCGCGCTATTTCGATGACCTGTTCGTCAGTCTGGTGGCGGCCGGGGAGTCCGCGGGGGTGTTGGACACCCTGCTGGACAAGATCGCCACCTACAAGGAAAAGACCGAGTCGATCAAGGGCAAGATCAAGAAGGCCCTGTTCTACCCCACGGCGGTGATCGTGGTGGCCATCGTGGTCACCGCCATCCTGCTGATCTGGGTCGTGCCGCAGTTCGAGTCGCTGTTCCGCGGCTTCGGTGCCGACCTGCCGTTGTTCACCCAGATGGTGATCAACCTGTCGGACTTCATGCAGAGCTACTGGTTCATCATGCTGGCCGCGGCCATCGGGCTGGGCTGGGGGTTCAGCACCGCCAAGCGACGATCGAAGGCCTTCTCACGCAGCGTGGACCGGTTTTCGCTGAAGATCCCTGCCATCGGCAACATCCTTTACAAGGCCTCGGTGGCCCGCTTCGCCCGTACCCTCGCCACCATGTTCGCCGCCGGGGTGCCCCTGGTGGAGGGGCTGCGCTCGGTGGCCAGTGCCACCGGCAACTATGTGTTCGAGTCAGCGGTGCTGCAGATTCGCGAGCAGGTGGCCGCCGGCCAGCAGCTGCAGATCTCCATGCGACTGTCCAATCTCTTCCCCAATATGGCCATCCAAATGGTGGCCATCGGCGAGGAGTCCGGCTCGTTGGACAGCATGCTCGCCAAGGTGGCCGACTACTACGAGGAGGAGGTGGACAACGCCATCGATAGCCTCAGCAGCCTGCTGGAGCCGATGATCATGGCGATCCTCGGCATCCTGGTGGGCGGACTGGTCATCGCCATGTATCTGCCCATCTTCCAGATGGGCGCCGCCATCTGA
- a CDS encoding prepilin peptidase has protein sequence MVGELNALLADNAPLAAALALVLGLLVGSFLNVVILRLPIMMERAWASEVAASRGEVHEDAQSTPFNLVTPRSHCPQCGHTLSALENIPVVSWLLLRGRCRACGTRISGRYPLVELTTGLLSALVVLQLGWTPETAAALLLTWTLVALSGIDLDHQLLPDSLTLPLLWAGLLVNSTGLFAELTDAVWGAALGYLVLWGVFHAFRLLTGKEGMGYGDFKLLAALGAWLGWQALPLIILLSSLVGAAVGIALIALKGRGREVPIPFGPYIAAAGFITLLWGEALVHWYFRASGLA, from the coding sequence ATGGTGGGCGAACTCAACGCCCTCCTGGCCGACAACGCCCCGCTTGCGGCGGCCCTGGCCCTGGTGCTGGGGCTGCTGGTCGGCAGCTTTCTCAATGTGGTCATACTGCGCCTACCGATCATGATGGAGCGGGCGTGGGCATCCGAGGTGGCGGCCAGCCGGGGTGAGGTGCACGAGGACGCGCAGTCCACCCCCTTCAACCTGGTCACGCCCCGCTCCCACTGCCCGCAGTGCGGGCACACCCTCTCCGCGCTGGAGAACATCCCGGTGGTGAGCTGGTTGCTGCTGCGCGGCCGCTGCCGAGCCTGTGGCACCCGGATCAGCGGCCGCTACCCGCTGGTGGAACTGACCACCGGCCTGCTCTCCGCGCTGGTGGTGCTGCAACTGGGCTGGACCCCGGAGACCGCGGCCGCACTGCTGCTCACCTGGACGCTGGTGGCCCTTTCCGGGATCGACCTCGATCACCAATTGCTGCCCGACAGCCTCACCCTGCCGCTGCTCTGGGCCGGGCTGCTGGTGAACAGCACCGGTCTGTTCGCCGAACTCACGGACGCCGTCTGGGGCGCGGCCCTGGGCTATCTGGTGCTGTGGGGGGTATTCCATGCCTTCCGCCTGCTCACCGGTAAGGAGGGTATGGGCTACGGCGACTTCAAACTGCTCGCCGCCCTCGGCGCCTGGCTGGGCTGGCAGGCCCTGCCGTTGATCATTCTGCTCTCGTCCCTGGTCGGTGCTGCAGTGGGCATCGCCCTGATAGCGCTCAAGGGCCGGGGCCGCGAGGTGCCCATCCCCTTCGGGCCCTACATCGCCGCCGCCGGCTTCATCACCCTGCTCTGGGGAGAGGCCCTGGTGCACTGGTATTTCCGGGCCTCGGGGTTGGCCTGA
- the coaE gene encoding dephospho-CoA kinase (Dephospho-CoA kinase (CoaE) performs the final step in coenzyme A biosynthesis.) has translation MGRPTTPPGPDLVIGVTGGIASGKSTVTGLFAARGLPVVDTDLIAREVVRPGSPGLARLTRAFGRGIVNAQGALDRTALRRRILSQPGERERLNGLLHPLIFQRMEARLAAIRAPLALVAIPLLVETGASKYLDRILVVDVPETCQIKRLKVRDGMTQEDAERMLVTQASRGERLAHATDVIDNAGPPSDLTDQVACHYRLWLKLVTGLGAAHDVE, from the coding sequence ATGGGCCGCCCCACCACCCCCCCGGGCCCCGACCTGGTCATTGGCGTGACCGGCGGGATTGCCAGTGGCAAGTCCACCGTCACCGGCCTGTTCGCCGCCCGCGGACTGCCGGTGGTGGACACCGACCTGATCGCCCGGGAGGTGGTCCGGCCGGGCAGTCCGGGGCTGGCGCGATTGACTCGGGCCTTTGGCCGCGGGATTGTCAATGCCCAGGGGGCCCTGGACCGTACCGCCCTGCGCCGGCGCATATTGTCGCAGCCCGGTGAGCGGGAGCGTCTCAATGGGCTGCTCCATCCATTGATCTTCCAGCGCATGGAGGCGCGGCTGGCGGCGATCCGCGCACCGCTGGCACTGGTGGCCATCCCCCTGCTGGTTGAGACCGGTGCCAGCAAATACCTTGACCGGATACTGGTTGTAGATGTGCCTGAGACCTGTCAGATTAAACGCTTGAAAGTTCGTGACGGCATGACTCAGGAGGACGCCGAGCGTATGCTGGTCACCCAGGCAAGCCGGGGGGAGCGATTGGCCCACGCCACGGACGTCATCGACAACGCCGGTCCCCCCTCCGACCTGACGGACCAGGTCGCTTGCCACTACCGTCTCTGGCTGAAACTCGTAACCGGACTTGGAGCCGCCCATGATGTGGAGTGA
- the zapD gene encoding cell division protein ZapD — protein MMWSDNDLLLATGLLSSETDMPASVPESEITRQIVYEQPLNERIRTLLRLEHLFQTARQGIAGDSELHSRIGIEALVDVLGVLSRSDVRSDMIKELERLAGAMQALRDRPGVDEAQLQRYTDDCQAIIDRLRGDRTPLGQPMRDDELIASISQRCGLGAATCGFDVPAYQMWLEQPAAKRRETLERWFNAFRDVGTATTLILQLLRASASPRRRQAEGGATQIKLPRNNNFQLIRVGLDPELAVFPEISGSRYFVTIRFMAQPDTRERPEQTRAAIPFSLYTCAI, from the coding sequence ATGATGTGGAGTGACAATGACCTGTTACTGGCCACCGGCCTGCTATCGAGTGAGACGGATATGCCCGCAAGCGTCCCCGAGAGCGAGATCACCCGCCAGATCGTCTACGAGCAGCCCCTGAACGAACGCATCCGCACCCTGCTGCGCCTGGAGCACCTGTTCCAAACCGCCCGCCAGGGCATCGCCGGGGACAGCGAACTGCACAGCCGCATCGGCATCGAGGCGCTGGTGGACGTGCTCGGGGTGTTGTCACGCAGTGATGTGCGCTCTGACATGATCAAGGAGCTGGAGCGCCTGGCCGGCGCCATGCAAGCGTTGCGGGACCGGCCCGGGGTGGATGAGGCCCAGTTACAACGCTACACCGACGACTGCCAGGCCATCATCGACCGCCTGCGCGGCGACCGCACGCCCCTCGGCCAACCGATGCGGGACGATGAGCTCATCGCCAGCATCTCCCAGCGCTGCGGCCTAGGCGCCGCCACCTGCGGCTTCGACGTCCCCGCCTACCAGATGTGGCTGGAGCAACCGGCCGCAAAACGCCGCGAGACCCTGGAGCGCTGGTTCAATGCCTTCCGCGACGTGGGCACCGCCACGACGCTGATCCTGCAATTGCTGCGCGCCAGTGCAAGCCCACGCCGGCGCCAGGCCGAGGGGGGCGCCACCCAGATCAAACTCCCCCGCAACAACAACTTCCAGCTCATCCGCGTGGGGTTGGATCCGGAGCTGGCGGTCTTCCCCGAGATCAGCGGCAGCCGGTATTTTGTCACCATCCGCTTCATGGCCCAGCCGGATACCCGGGAGCGGCCGGAGCAGACCCGCGCAGCCATCCCCTTCAGCCTCTACACCTGCGCGATCTGA